The following coding sequences are from one Numida meleagris isolate 19003 breed g44 Domestic line unplaced genomic scaffold, NumMel1.0 unplaced_Scaffold344, whole genome shotgun sequence window:
- the LOC110391293 gene encoding LOW QUALITY PROTEIN: feather keratin Cos1-1/Cos1-3/Cos2-1-like (The sequence of the model RefSeq protein was modified relative to this genomic sequence to represent the inferred CDS: deleted 1 base in 1 codon) gives PLDMGQLRSIIKGTPAPCSLIHYSSLLLLGNQELCQTQDMSCCNPCVPCQPCGPTPLASSCNEPCVRQCQNSTIVIEPSPVVVTLPGPILSSFPQNTAVGSSTSAAVGSILSCQGVPITSGGLDLSCIANRYCGRRCPPC, from the exons TGCCTCTGGATATGGGTCAGCTGAGGTCCATTATAAAAGGAACCCCAGCTCCTTGCTCTCTCATCCActattcttccctt cttctccttgggAACCAG GAGCTTTGCCAGACACAAGACATGTCCTGCTGTAACCCGTGTGTGCCATGCCAGCCGTGCGGCCCCACCCCTCtggccagcagctgcaatgAGCCCTGTGTCAGGCAGTGCCAGAACTCCACCATCGTCATTGAGCCCTCTCCCGTGGTGGTGACCCTGCCCGgacccatcctcagctccttcccacagAACACCGCCGTGGGATCCTCCACCTccgctgctgttggcagcatcctcagctgtCAGGGAGTGCCCATCACCTCGGGGGGCCTTGACCTCTCCTGCATTGCCAACCGCTACTGTGGCAGAAGGTGTCCCCCCTGCTAA